In Chiloscyllium punctatum isolate Juve2018m chromosome 52, sChiPun1.3, whole genome shotgun sequence, a single genomic region encodes these proteins:
- the LOC140470911 gene encoding endogenous retrovirus group 3 member 1 Env polyprotein-like, with the protein MRARGQAVGGKTEKTAIMNSTWTVLVGILISLLLYAGEGEGKCDKCRTTVRLGIRIYSGSFVSHSHVDDWCYDVSARHECWEGGRPYYQVYNKGYGGKIRGCPINDRWVCISKTGRWGLSSVLLREQVDRVKEAKIQNTDRGLGKEQDRQGTVVLSKVSSVYEQVEEKIELPDVTQNLFIDLTSRIATVLNVSNCWVCGGPHMSEQWPWTGQSLDIWELLQTTWTHVNERKSQGWRLTNSPEGQFCVEGKGTVEVGISPCQNVLDATTRVWWPEDITWYIANRGHGNCVPLRIDSSSDELGADYWNCSGPGPYEGVPGVKELWDDVVRQGGPAPDGLFWICGNQAYSKLPMGWAGVCFLGLIRPAFFLLPWEEGDDLGIKLFDSLRRSPRDIQVGDWGDEWPPARIIEYYGPATWAQDGSWGYRTPIYMLNRIIRLQAVVEVITNWTALALELLAKQQDQMRAAIYQNRLALDYLLASEGGVCGKFNLTNCCLEIDDNGKAVLKISDEIRKLAHVPVQSWCPLSGIGWWDGLLGGSWWRTALLVVGGGA; encoded by the coding sequence atgcgggccaggggacaagccgttggtggtaaaactgaaaagacagcaataatgaactctacttggactgtattggtggggatattgatcagtttactcctgtatgCGGGGGAGGGCGAGGGGAAATGTGACAAATGTCGGACTACAGTAAGGCTCGGGATTCGAATCTACTCGGGATCATTTGTGTCTCACTCCCATGTGGACGATTggtgttacgatgtgagtgcacgacacgaatgttgggagggtggaagaccctattatcaggtgtataataaaggatacggtggcaaaatccgtggatgccctataaatgaccGCTGGGTGTGTATTAGCAAAACAGGGAGGTGGGGCCTATCCTCCGTATTGCTcagggagcaggttgacagagtcaaggaggccaagatacagaacactgatcgggggttggggaaagagCAAGACCGTCAGGGAACGGTCGTGCTCTCTAAAGTGTCATCTGTATACGAACAGGTAGAAGAAAagattgaactccctgatgttacacaaaacctgtttattgatctcacctctagaatagccactgttttaaatgttagcaattgctgggtttgtggggggccgcatatgtcggaacaatggccgtggactggtcaaagcttagacatatgggaattgctgcaaaccacttggactcatgtcaatgaaaggaaaagccaggggtggagactgacaaacagccctgagggccagttctgtgttgaaggcaaggggaccgtggaggtagggattagtccctgtcagaatgtattggacgcgaccacgcgagtatggtggcctgaggatattacttggtacattgcaaaccgaggtcatggaaattgcgttccattacgtattgattcctcctctgacgagctgggggctgattactggaattgcagtggtcctggtccttatgagggcgtccctggggtaaaggagctgtgggatgacgttgtcaggcagggagggcctgctccagatggcctattttggatatgcggtaatcaggcatactccaaactgcccatgggatgggctggggtatgcttcctgggtctaatacgacctgcgttcttcctattaccctGGGAGGAAGGCGACGATTTGggaattaaactctttgactccctccgtaggtcgccaagggatatccaagtcggtgattggggggatgagtggccaccggcccggattattgaatactacgggccagctacatgggcacaggacggatcatggggataccgtactcctatctatatgttaaatcgaattatcaggctccaagcagtcgtagaggttattactaactggactgccctggccctggagctgctggctaagcagcaggatcagatgagggctgctatatatcaaaaccgacttgccttggattatctgttggcctcggaggggggtgtgtgcgggaaatttaacctgactaactgctgtctagaaattgacgataatggtaaagcggttttgaaaatttccgatgaaattcggaaattggcccatgtgccagtacaatcttggtgtcctcttagtggcatcggatggtgggatggtctcctgggtggtagttggtggcgcacggcgttgctggtggttggggggggggcgtgA